In one Dreissena polymorpha isolate Duluth1 chromosome 7, UMN_Dpol_1.0, whole genome shotgun sequence genomic region, the following are encoded:
- the LOC127836840 gene encoding matrilin-2-like isoform X2 — MIVLRLDSIIVFLMSSGHIAAACEIGAYDKCPGWDPCDKSCGGRQCRTCESCVWSAHKRFCQNCNEWCYNGHRFINGRCQCPNWRYGDCCETCIHIYIPHCVSGQQQCGGSPDGIMCTQCEPGYHSGGYNQGCLETDECAAGTSGCAQQCTNTQGSYVCSCLPGYWLWTDKHTCIETDECAAGTSGCAQQCTNTQGSYECSCLPGYWLWTDKHTCNCDNCTFESDSTCAWTDVTSGDDFDWTLTYGARGKYMYIGTSGSRKVGETAWLTSPMLRPTAFTERCLMFGYNMNGPSIGLLSVYMTAHGEKPGPLLWRMSGDQGQEWKGASVNLSSLEQYQVIIEAVVGNSYFGDIAIDDVAILPTACQQEKGLLIG, encoded by the exons ATGATTGTATTACGTTTGGATAGTATTATTGTATTTCTTATGTCAAGTGGTCATATTGCAG CTGCATGCGAGATTGGCGCGTATGACAAATGTCCGGGTTGGGATCCATGTGATAAAAGTTGCGGAGGTCGGCAATGCCGAACATGCGAGTCGTGTGTATGGAGCGCTCACAAAAGATTTTGTCAAAACTGCAATGAATGGTGTTACAACGGTCACCGATTTATAAATGGACGTTGCCAGTGTCCTAACTGGCGCTACGGCGACTGCTGTGAAA CCTGCATACATATCTACATCCCGCATTGTGTCTCTGGACAACAACAATGTGGCGGGTCCCCGGATGGAATCATGTGTACCCAGTGCGAGCCTGGATATCATTCAGGGGGATATAACCAAGGCTGCCTAG AAACTGATGAATGCGCTGCGGGAACGTCAGGCTGTGCGCAACAATGTACTAACACCCAAGGGTCATACGTTTGCAGTTGCTTGCCAGGATATTGGTTATGGACGGACAAACATACCTGCATTG AAACTGACGAATGCGCTGCGGGAACGTCAGGCTGTGCGCAACAATGTACTAACACCCAAGGGTCATACGAATGCAGTTGCTTGCCAGGATATTGGTTATGGACGGACAAACATACCTGCAATT GTGACAACTGCACGTTCGAATCTGATTCCACGTGTGCATGGACTGACGTCACTTCCGGTGATGATTTTGACTGGACACTAACTTATGGTGCACGGG GTAAATATATGTACATCGGGACTAGCGGTTCTAGAAAAGTAGGCGAAACAGCTTGGCTGACAAGCCCTATGCTTCGCCCTACGGCCTTCACGGAAAGATGCCTTATGTTCGGGTACAACATGAACGGGCCATCCATTGGGTTATTGAGTGTGTACATGACCGCGCATGGTGAGAAGCCCGGGCCTTTACTATGGAGAATGTCCGGTGACCAAGGACAGGAGTGGAAAGGTGCTTCAGTAAACCTGAGCTCCCTGGAGCAGTATCAG GTCATTATTGAGGCGGTAGTTGGCAACAGCTATTTTGGAGACATCGCCATTGATGACGTTGCGATTCTTCCGACAGCTTGCCAGCAGGAGAAGGGATTGCTGATTGGCTGA
- the LOC127836840 gene encoding MAM and LDL-receptor class A domain-containing protein 1-like isoform X3 — protein sequence MIVLRLDSIIVFLMSSVHIAAACEIGAYDKCPGWDPCDKSCGGRQCRTCESCVWSAHKRFCQNCNEWCYNGHRFINGRCQCPNWRYGDCCETCIHIYIPHCVSGQQQCGGSPDGIMCTQCEPGYHSGGYNQGCLETDECAAGTSGCAQQCTNTQGSYECSCLPGYWLWTDKHTCNCDNCTFESDSTCAWTDVTSGDDFDWTLTYGARGKYMYIGTSGSRKVGETAWLTSPMLRPTAFTERCLMFGYNMNGPSIGLLSVYMTAHGEKPGPLLWRMSGDQGQEWKGASVNLSSLEQYQVIIEAVVGNSYFGDIAIDDVAILPTACQQEKGLLIG from the exons ATGATTGTATTACGTTTGGATAGTATTATTGTATTTCTTATGTCAAGTGTTCATATTGCAG CTGCATGCGAGATTGGCGCGTATGACAAATGTCCGGGTTGGGATCCATGTGATAAAAGTTGCGGAGGTCGGCAATGCCGAACATGCGAGTCGTGTGTATGGAGCGCTCACAAAAGATTTTGTCAAAACTGCAATGAATGGTGTTACAACGGTCACCGATTTATAAATGGACGTTGCCAGTGTCCTAACTGGCGCTACGGCGACTGCTGTGAAA CCTGCATACATATCTACATCCCGCATTGTGTCTCTGGACAACAACAATGTGGCGGGTCCCCGGATGGAATCATGTGTACCCAGTGCGAGCCTGGATATCATTCAGGGGGATATAACCAAGGCTGCCTAG AAACTGACGAATGCGCTGCGGGAACGTCAGGCTGTGCGCAACAATGTACTAACACCCAAGGGTCATACGAATGCAGTTGCTTGCCAGGATATTGGTTATGGACGGACAAACATACCTGCAATT GTGACAACTGCACGTTCGAATCTGATTCCACGTGTGCATGGACTGACGTCACTTCCGGTGATGATTTTGACTGGACACTAACTTATGGTGCACGGG GTAAATATATGTACATCGGGACTAGCGGTTCTAGAAAAGTAGGCGAAACAGCTTGGCTGACAAGCCCTATGCTTCGCCCTACGGCCTTCACGGAAAGATGCCTTATGTTCGGGTACAACATGAACGGGCCATCCATTGGGTTATTGAGTGTGTACATGACCGCGCATGGTGAGAAGCCCGGGCCTTTACTATGGAGAATGTCCGGTGACCAAGGACAGGAGTGGAAAGGTGCTTCAGTAAACCTGAGCTCCCTGGAGCAGTATCAG GTCATTATTGAGGCGGTAGTTGGCAACAGCTATTTTGGAGACATCGCCATTGATGACGTTGCGATTCTTCCGACAGCTTGCCAGCAGGAGAAGGGATTGCTGATTGGCTGA
- the LOC127836840 gene encoding matrilin-2-like isoform X1, with translation MIVLRLDSIIVFLMSSVHIAAACEIGAYDKCPGWDPCDKSCGGRQCRTCESCVWSAHKRFCQNCNEWCYNGHRFINGRCQCPNWRYGDCCETCIHIYIPHCVSGQQQCGGSPDGIMCTQCEPGYHSGGYNQGCLETDECAAGTSGCAQQCTNTQGSYVCSCLPGYWLWTDKHTCIETDECAAGTSGCAQQCTNTQGSYECSCLPGYWLWTDKHTCNCDNCTFESDSTCAWTDVTSGDDFDWTLTYGARGKYMYIGTSGSRKVGETAWLTSPMLRPTAFTERCLMFGYNMNGPSIGLLSVYMTAHGEKPGPLLWRMSGDQGQEWKGASVNLSSLEQYQVIIEAVVGNSYFGDIAIDDVAILPTACQQEKGLLIG, from the exons ATGATTGTATTACGTTTGGATAGTATTATTGTATTTCTTATGTCAAGTGTTCATATTGCAG CTGCATGCGAGATTGGCGCGTATGACAAATGTCCGGGTTGGGATCCATGTGATAAAAGTTGCGGAGGTCGGCAATGCCGAACATGCGAGTCGTGTGTATGGAGCGCTCACAAAAGATTTTGTCAAAACTGCAATGAATGGTGTTACAACGGTCACCGATTTATAAATGGACGTTGCCAGTGTCCTAACTGGCGCTACGGCGACTGCTGTGAAA CCTGCATACATATCTACATCCCGCATTGTGTCTCTGGACAACAACAATGTGGCGGGTCCCCGGATGGAATCATGTGTACCCAGTGCGAGCCTGGATATCATTCAGGGGGATATAACCAAGGCTGCCTAG AAACTGATGAATGCGCTGCGGGAACGTCAGGCTGTGCGCAACAATGTACTAACACCCAAGGGTCATACGTTTGCAGTTGCTTGCCAGGATATTGGTTATGGACGGACAAACATACCTGCATTG AAACTGACGAATGCGCTGCGGGAACGTCAGGCTGTGCGCAACAATGTACTAACACCCAAGGGTCATACGAATGCAGTTGCTTGCCAGGATATTGGTTATGGACGGACAAACATACCTGCAATT GTGACAACTGCACGTTCGAATCTGATTCCACGTGTGCATGGACTGACGTCACTTCCGGTGATGATTTTGACTGGACACTAACTTATGGTGCACGGG GTAAATATATGTACATCGGGACTAGCGGTTCTAGAAAAGTAGGCGAAACAGCTTGGCTGACAAGCCCTATGCTTCGCCCTACGGCCTTCACGGAAAGATGCCTTATGTTCGGGTACAACATGAACGGGCCATCCATTGGGTTATTGAGTGTGTACATGACCGCGCATGGTGAGAAGCCCGGGCCTTTACTATGGAGAATGTCCGGTGACCAAGGACAGGAGTGGAAAGGTGCTTCAGTAAACCTGAGCTCCCTGGAGCAGTATCAG GTCATTATTGAGGCGGTAGTTGGCAACAGCTATTTTGGAGACATCGCCATTGATGACGTTGCGATTCTTCCGACAGCTTGCCAGCAGGAGAAGGGATTGCTGATTGGCTGA
- the LOC127836843 gene encoding uncharacterized protein LOC127836843: MNARVNLIAIVFVATLLVTEAKLEKEGLSGEFKWNNTQCTWKEGFDNLNRILIIHCKQKGKFCKYRGNPHVKSCAWYNKNQAKFYKCLVDELIKDTQNLCNPNKVVCYECPKVEFGRIEPLPQRRRPVSENRDYTHDQDSQGSVDDYFIDNY; this comes from the exons ATGAATGCCAGGGTGAATTTGATCGCAATCGTTTTCGTAGCAACACTTCTGGTGACAGAAGCCAAGCTGGAGAAAGAGGGTTTGTCGGGCGAATTTAAATGGAACAATACTCAATGTACGTGGAAAGAAGGATTCGATAACTTAAACAG GATTCTTATTATTCATTGCAAGCAAAAAGGCAAATTTTGCAAATACAGAGGCAATCCTCACGTCAAATCTTGCGCATGGTACAACAAAAACCAGGCAAAGTTCTACAAGTGCCTGGTGGACGAATTGATAA AAGACACACAAAACTTGTGTAATCCCAACAAAGTCGTGTGCTACGAGTGCCCAAAAGTAGAATTCGGGCGTATCGAACCCTTGCCACAACGTCGACGTCCCGTCTCTGAGAACAGAGACTACACGCATGACCAAGACTCGCAAGGATCTGTTGATGACTACTTCATCGACAATTACTAG